A single window of Kitasatospora sp. HUAS MG31 DNA harbors:
- a CDS encoding S8 family peptidase, which produces MSPSSNGNGPSRPQRHSDEARGRPELIAIVTEGAGVRITPSGASAAPGTDVSRLHDLAAAPDITMTPLFGADEDRLVARLSGGPAAPGPAGTRGTVGGPGVRQSEEAAARMARYYHVDAPEGRLEALAEELRALDVIDSAYVKPAAELAEAVRHPSTRTVIEPINDMAPTGPDAPPATPDFTVRQTYLDAAPAGVDARYAWTRPGGRGSGVRVIDCEWGWRFTHEDLLQNQGGVVAGTGGADTNHGTAVLGEISGDANSFGITGIAADAVISASSFSEPTATAIHAAADRLGPGDIILLEIHRPGPNSGGGGQQGFIAVEWWPDDYEAIRYAVNKGIVVVEAAGNGAEDLDDASYDTPQAGFPTWWHNPFRRRELDSGAVLVGAGAPPPGTHGTSVWGPDRSRLDFSNFGSCVDTQGWGREVTTTGYGDLQAGSNPDFWYTDTFSGTSSASPMVVGVLACVQGVLRAEGRTALSPARARELLRTTGSPQQDAPGRPATQRIGNRPDLRQLIPAALTTAHWTGVQFTGTVPGGQTRTWFTHSWPAHWHVLWTVVPTSPRPGAPQLRWHVKVERASDATATYWIDVTNLVGEPVAFEARFAVLGW; this is translated from the coding sequence GTGTCCCCCAGCAGCAACGGCAACGGTCCCAGCAGACCCCAGCGGCACTCCGACGAGGCCCGCGGCCGACCCGAACTGATCGCGATCGTCACCGAGGGCGCCGGCGTCCGGATCACCCCCTCGGGCGCGAGCGCCGCCCCCGGCACCGACGTCAGCCGCCTCCACGACCTGGCGGCGGCGCCGGACATCACCATGACCCCGCTCTTCGGCGCGGACGAGGACCGGCTGGTCGCCCGGCTGTCCGGCGGACCGGCGGCACCCGGTCCTGCGGGCACCCGGGGCACGGTCGGCGGCCCCGGTGTGCGGCAGTCCGAGGAGGCCGCCGCCCGGATGGCCCGCTACTACCACGTCGACGCCCCCGAAGGCCGTCTCGAAGCCCTCGCCGAGGAACTCCGCGCCCTCGACGTCATCGACAGCGCGTACGTCAAACCCGCCGCCGAACTCGCCGAGGCCGTCCGGCACCCGTCCACCCGGACGGTGATCGAACCGATCAACGACATGGCGCCGACCGGCCCCGACGCCCCGCCCGCCACCCCCGACTTCACCGTCCGCCAGACCTACCTGGACGCGGCCCCGGCCGGCGTCGACGCCCGCTACGCCTGGACGCGTCCCGGCGGCCGCGGCAGCGGCGTCAGGGTGATCGACTGCGAGTGGGGCTGGCGCTTCACCCACGAGGACCTGCTGCAGAACCAGGGCGGCGTGGTGGCCGGCACCGGCGGCGCCGACACCAACCACGGCACGGCCGTCCTCGGCGAGATCAGCGGCGACGCCAACAGCTTCGGCATCACCGGCATCGCCGCCGACGCCGTGATCAGCGCCTCCTCCTTCTCCGAGCCGACCGCCACCGCGATCCACGCCGCCGCCGACCGGCTCGGCCCCGGCGACATCATCCTGCTGGAGATCCACCGCCCCGGCCCCAACAGCGGAGGCGGCGGCCAGCAGGGCTTCATCGCCGTCGAGTGGTGGCCGGACGACTACGAGGCCATCCGCTACGCCGTCAACAAGGGCATCGTCGTCGTCGAGGCCGCCGGCAACGGCGCCGAGGACCTCGACGACGCCAGCTACGACACCCCGCAAGCCGGCTTCCCCACCTGGTGGCACAACCCGTTCCGGCGCCGCGAACTGGACTCCGGCGCCGTCCTGGTCGGCGCCGGCGCCCCACCGCCCGGCACCCACGGCACCTCGGTCTGGGGCCCCGACCGCTCCCGGCTCGACTTCTCCAACTTCGGCTCCTGCGTGGACACCCAGGGCTGGGGTCGGGAGGTGACCACCACCGGCTACGGCGACCTCCAGGCCGGATCGAACCCGGACTTCTGGTACACCGACACCTTCTCCGGCACCTCCAGCGCCTCGCCCATGGTGGTCGGCGTCCTCGCCTGCGTCCAGGGCGTGCTGCGGGCCGAGGGCCGTACGGCGCTGTCCCCGGCCCGCGCCCGCGAACTGCTGCGCACCACCGGCTCGCCCCAGCAGGACGCCCCCGGCCGGCCCGCCACCCAGCGCATCGGCAACCGCCCCGACCTGCGCCAGCTCATCCCCGCCGCGCTCACCACCGCCCACTGGACCGGCGTCCAGTTCACCGGGACCGTCCCCGGCGGCCAGACCCGCACCTGGTTCACCCACAGCTGGCCCGCGCACTGGCACGTCCTGTGGACGGTCGTGCCCACCTCGCCGAGGCCCGGCGCGCCCCAACTGCGCTGGCACGTCAAGGTCGAGCGGGCGAGCGACGCCACCGCGACCTACTGGATCGACGTGACCAACCTGGTGGGCGAGCCCGTCGCCTTCGAGGCCCGCTTCGCGGTCCTCGGCTGGTGA